The genomic stretch GGCCCGGCTACTTTTACATATCTGCTGTGCTCCCTGCCTTTGCTATCCCTACCAGGCGCTGTCGGATGAGAAGGCGGATATCACTGGTTTCTGGTTCAACCCCAATATCCATCCATACCAGGAATACCAGGCGCGATTGGGATCGGTCAGGGATTTTGGCCTTCGTCATAATATAGACATCATCTATCGTGACGAATATCCTCTGGAAGAAAACCTTGCTGCATTGTCGAAGGGCCGCTGCCGGG from Candidatus Edwardsbacteria bacterium encodes the following:
- a CDS encoding epoxyqueuosine reductase QueH, whose protein sequence is MARLLLHICCAPCLCYPYQALSDEKADITGFWFNPNIHPYQEYQARLGSVRDFGLRHNIDIIYRDEYPLEENLAALSKGRCRVCYSIRLEAAAKEAAQRGYDGFSTTLLYSIYQKHDLIRDLGSEIGQKFGVEFIYRDFREGWEAGREKAGALGLYRQKY